A part of Desulfofundulus salinus genomic DNA contains:
- the acsA gene encoding acetate--CoA ligase, which yields MKKEKGEEMLMKFIPALLGEHNLKDYARAREEFDFQNVEKEFSWYATGRVNIVYEAVDRQVEERGLGQQVALYFESGDRQEEYTFGRLQSEAARFAAFLKKYGLQKGDRLGIFMPRSPELYISFLGAARLGVVVVPLFEAFMAEALKDRLGDCGAVAVVTTPELYPRLPLEQLPALKHVFVVGENVPAGTVDWHKEMSLVTETPPMEWVGREHPLFILYASGADGKARGLVHVHNIMVGLLITARWVHDLRPGDVYWCTADPGWITGIAYGFLAPWLLGIPVVVRGGRFNAEDWCATLAKYRVSVWYSAPTAFRMIMSGGEELLSRYDLSRLRHVLSVGEPLTEEVMEWSLAKLGQPIYDTWWMSETGMNMICNYRCMPIKFGSIGLPFPGIEAAVVDDEGRELPPGKIGNLAIRAGWPAQFRAVWNDPARYEEYFRYKPWFMSGDAAYRDEDGYFYFQGRLDGVINTSGERVGPAEVESKLEEHPAVARAGVAGKPDKLRGEIVKAFIVLNPGYTWSDELAAELREFVKTGLAAHAAPREFEVKESIPLTRDGRVDRRVLREWVLGLSED from the coding sequence ATGAAAAAAGAGAAAGGGGAGGAAATGCTCATGAAATTTATTCCTGCTCTCTTGGGGGAACACAACCTGAAGGACTATGCTCGAGCCAGGGAAGAGTTTGATTTTCAAAACGTGGAGAAAGAGTTTAGCTGGTATGCTACTGGACGGGTAAATATCGTTTACGAAGCCGTGGACCGTCAGGTGGAAGAACGGGGGTTGGGGCAACAGGTTGCCCTTTATTTCGAATCGGGGGACAGGCAGGAAGAGTATACCTTTGGCCGCTTGCAGAGCGAGGCCGCCCGGTTTGCTGCGTTTTTGAAAAAATACGGCCTGCAAAAGGGCGACCGGCTGGGTATTTTTATGCCCCGCAGTCCGGAGCTCTATATCAGCTTTTTGGGGGCCGCCAGGCTGGGGGTGGTGGTCGTGCCCCTTTTTGAGGCCTTTATGGCCGAAGCCCTGAAGGATCGCCTGGGGGACTGCGGGGCGGTAGCCGTGGTAACCACTCCCGAACTTTATCCCCGCCTGCCCCTGGAACAATTGCCGGCTTTAAAGCACGTTTTTGTGGTGGGGGAAAACGTCCCGGCCGGTACGGTGGACTGGCACAAGGAGATGTCCCTGGTTACGGAAACGCCCCCCATGGAGTGGGTGGGCAGGGAGCATCCTTTATTTATCCTTTATGCTTCCGGAGCCGACGGCAAGGCCCGGGGACTGGTACACGTGCACAACATCATGGTCGGCCTGTTGATCACCGCCCGCTGGGTGCACGACCTGCGGCCCGGCGACGTTTACTGGTGTACCGCCGATCCGGGCTGGATCACCGGCATTGCCTACGGCTTCCTGGCTCCCTGGTTGCTGGGGATTCCGGTAGTGGTGCGGGGGGGCCGGTTTAATGCCGAAGACTGGTGCGCCACCCTGGCCAAATACCGGGTGTCGGTGTGGTACAGCGCTCCTACGGCCTTCCGCATGATCATGTCCGGGGGTGAGGAGCTGTTGTCCCGGTACGATTTAAGCCGCCTGCGCCACGTTTTGAGTGTAGGCGAACCCCTGACGGAAGAGGTAATGGAATGGAGCCTGGCCAAGCTAGGGCAGCCTATCTACGATACCTGGTGGATGAGCGAAACGGGCATGAACATGATTTGCAATTACCGCTGCATGCCCATTAAGTTTGGTTCCATTGGCCTTCCCTTTCCGGGGATCGAAGCGGCCGTAGTGGATGATGAAGGCCGGGAATTACCCCCGGGCAAGATCGGCAACCTGGCCATTCGTGCCGGATGGCCAGCCCAGTTCCGGGCGGTGTGGAATGACCCGGCGCGTTACGAGGAATATTTCCGTTACAAACCCTGGTTTATGTCCGGTGACGCCGCATACAGGGATGAGGATGGCTACTTCTATTTCCAGGGGCGCCTGGACGGTGTGATCAATACCTCCGGTGAGCGGGTAGGTCCCGCGGAGGTGGAAAGTAAACTGGAGGAGCACCCGGCAGTGGCCCGGGCCGGGGTGGCCGGAAAGCCCGACAAATTGCGGGGGGAAATCGTCAAGGCCTTTATTGTCCTCAATCCCGGTTATACCTGGTCAGACGAGCTGGCCGCGGAACTGCGTGAGTTTGTCAAGACGGGCCTGGCGGCCCACGCTGCCCCCCGGGAGTTTGAAGTCAAGGAATCCATCCCCCTGACCAGGGATGGCCGGGTGGATCGCCGGGTACTGCGGGAATGGGTGCTGGGATTGAGTGAAGATTGA
- a CDS encoding AAA family ATPase, translating to MAQKKIAVYGAREGSGKTVVARELAGAFHLRGKKTLLVDMVLGEGQVTRALGLSPEPNLGQWLQEIDRQIKSGQPYFELHFSPEEITSYIQRHYTGLDVLATSPVDFPGQAAGMVEVVVTHLRSLPYEVVIFDTRSGIREYILRILSMVDVVLLVEDGYHYHIQHVAEVLERLREAGVKTDHFQLVYNRMPSVVDESPEEAAADLGLPLAGVLPEHPELRQQRGGIKILSHEVVDHYTHAMDDLIVRLE from the coding sequence TTGGCACAAAAAAAGATTGCCGTATACGGTGCTAGAGAAGGAAGTGGCAAAACCGTGGTGGCCCGGGAACTGGCCGGGGCTTTTCACCTGCGGGGGAAGAAAACCCTGCTGGTGGATATGGTTTTGGGGGAAGGTCAGGTAACCCGGGCTCTGGGACTGTCACCCGAGCCAAACCTGGGTCAGTGGCTCCAGGAAATTGACAGGCAAATAAAAAGCGGCCAGCCCTATTTTGAACTGCATTTTTCTCCGGAGGAGATAACTTCTTATATCCAGCGCCACTATACCGGGCTGGACGTTCTGGCCACCAGCCCCGTGGATTTTCCTGGACAGGCGGCGGGAATGGTGGAAGTAGTGGTCACCCACTTAAGAAGCCTGCCCTATGAAGTGGTTATTTTTGATACCCGTTCGGGTATCCGGGAGTACATTTTGCGTATTTTGTCCATGGTGGATGTCGTACTTCTGGTGGAAGACGGCTATCACTATCATATTCAGCATGTGGCTGAAGTTCTGGAGCGCCTGCGGGAAGCCGGCGTGAAGACAGATCATTTTCAGCTTGTGTATAACCGTATGCCTTCCGTGGTTGACGAATCCCCCGAGGAAGCGGCTGCCGATTTAGGGCTGCCACTGGCGGGCGTGCTGCCCGAACATCCGGAACTACGCCAGCAGCGTGGTGGTATTAAGATTTTATCCCACGAAGTTGTAGATCATTATACTCATGCGATGGATGACTTAATTGTGCGTCTGGAGTAG
- the hisS gene encoding histidine--tRNA ligase: protein MLTTRPRGTSDILPGQVEKWQYLEQVIRRLCREYGYSEIRTPIFEHTELFERGVGETTDIVQKEMYTFRDRGGRSITLRPEGTAAVVRAYLENKLYAGPQPVKLYYTGPMFRYDRPQAGRYRQFHQFGVEVLGSHDPALDAEVVAMAMDLYARLGLKDLELHINSVGCPRCRPVLREKLQDFFRARPDKLCPNCRDRLERNPLRILDCKEESCREAGRGAPTSLDHLCPGCGDHFQAVLKHLDNLGIAYTVDRSLVRGLDYYTHTAFEIIARGIGAQNSIGGGGRYNGLVEECGGPDIPGIGFALGLERILLTMEQQGVAFPRPPKLDVFLATADAAAQDQALVLVQKLRREGLAVDRDYLGRSLKAQMKYAGKLEVGLVAILGSDELERGVVALRDMATGNQEEVPLDRLPEEIKQRCSEVKLQYS, encoded by the coding sequence ATGTTGACCACCCGACCCCGGGGAACCAGCGATATACTACCCGGTCAGGTAGAGAAGTGGCAGTATCTGGAGCAGGTGATCCGCCGTCTCTGCCGGGAGTACGGGTATTCGGAGATCCGCACGCCCATTTTCGAGCATACGGAGCTTTTTGAGCGGGGTGTGGGTGAGACCACCGATATTGTTCAGAAGGAAATGTACACTTTCCGGGACCGGGGTGGGCGCAGTATCACTTTAAGGCCCGAGGGCACCGCCGCGGTTGTGCGGGCCTACCTGGAGAACAAACTTTATGCCGGCCCCCAGCCGGTGAAGCTCTACTACACCGGTCCCATGTTTCGCTATGACCGCCCCCAGGCGGGGCGTTACCGCCAGTTCCACCAGTTTGGGGTGGAAGTTCTGGGTTCCCACGACCCGGCGCTGGATGCCGAGGTGGTGGCCATGGCCATGGACCTTTATGCCCGGTTGGGTTTAAAGGACCTGGAACTGCATATCAACAGTGTGGGTTGCCCCCGCTGCCGGCCGGTGTTGCGGGAAAAACTGCAGGATTTTTTCCGTGCCCGGCCGGACAAGCTGTGTCCCAATTGCCGGGACCGGCTGGAGCGCAATCCCCTGCGCATCCTGGACTGCAAGGAGGAAAGCTGCCGTGAGGCAGGCCGGGGAGCTCCCACTTCCCTGGACCATCTCTGCCCGGGGTGCGGCGATCATTTTCAGGCAGTATTAAAGCACCTGGACAATTTGGGGATTGCCTACACGGTGGACCGCAGCCTGGTGCGTGGGCTGGACTACTATACCCATACGGCCTTTGAGATTATCGCCCGGGGCATTGGGGCCCAGAACTCCATTGGCGGCGGGGGACGCTATAACGGCCTGGTGGAAGAATGTGGCGGCCCCGACATCCCCGGGATTGGCTTTGCCCTGGGCCTGGAGCGCATCCTTCTCACCATGGAGCAGCAGGGTGTCGCCTTTCCCCGGCCCCCGAAACTCGACGTTTTCCTGGCTACGGCCGACGCGGCGGCTCAGGACCAGGCTCTGGTCCTGGTTCAGAAACTGCGGCGGGAAGGGCTGGCTGTCGACAGGGATTACCTGGGGCGGAGCTTAAAGGCCCAGATGAAATATGCCGGCAAACTGGAGGTTGGTCTGGTGGCCATCCTGGGGAGCGACGAGCTTGAGCGCGGAGTGGTCGCCCTGCGGGATATGGCCACGGGCAACCAGGAAGAGGTGCCCCTGGACCGCCTGCCGGAAGAGATCAAGCAACGTTGTTCTGAAGTCAAGTTACAGTATAGCTAA
- the aspS gene encoding aspartate--tRNA ligase, whose translation MIDTMQGLKRTHHCGLLRTEHVGQTVVLMGWVQRRRDHGGLIFIDLRDRSGLVQVVFSPDRAGRAFSKAGAVRSEYVLAVVGQVEARPTGTENPNLATGEIEVVARDMRILNPAKTPPFYIEDGVDVDENVRLRYRYLDLRRPEMQRALILRHRAAKVVRDFLDMHGFLEIETPMLTRSTPEGARDFLVPSRLNPGRFYALPQSPQLFKQILMVAGMERYFQITRCFRDEDLRADRQPEFTQIDIEMSFVDVDDVLELMEEMMAYLFRETIGVEVPRPFPRLSYQEAMDRFGTDKPDTRFGMELRDVTDIVAGCGFKVFASAVAAGGQVKGINAKGCAHFSRKDIDDLTAFVANYRARGLAYFFVTPDGVKSPIAKFFTGEEIEAILKRLEAEPGDLLLFVADQPAVVAASLGALRVQLARRLDLIPGDTFNFLWVVDFPLLEYDEEEKRFVAVHHPFTSPREEDIPLLKTEPERVRARAYDLVLNGMEVGGGSIRIHRRDVQEQMFAAIGLGPEDAREKFGFMLEAFEYGTPPHGGIAFGFDRLVMLMAGKKTIRDVIAFPKTQSATDLMTHAPGEVSPEQLKELHIRVHLPPEVKAK comes from the coding sequence ATGATCGATACGATGCAAGGGCTAAAACGTACCCACCACTGTGGTCTGTTGCGTACCGAACACGTGGGCCAGACGGTGGTGTTGATGGGCTGGGTACAGCGCCGCCGGGATCACGGGGGTCTGATCTTTATTGACCTGCGGGACCGTTCCGGCCTGGTGCAGGTGGTCTTTAGCCCGGACCGGGCCGGCCGGGCTTTTTCAAAAGCCGGGGCCGTGCGCAGTGAGTACGTCCTGGCCGTGGTAGGGCAGGTGGAGGCCCGCCCTACCGGCACGGAAAACCCAAACCTTGCCACCGGTGAAATTGAGGTAGTGGCCCGGGACATGCGCATTTTAAACCCGGCCAAAACCCCGCCCTTCTACATTGAGGACGGGGTGGATGTGGATGAAAACGTACGGCTGCGCTACCGTTACCTGGATCTGAGACGGCCGGAAATGCAGCGGGCCCTCATTTTAAGGCACCGGGCGGCCAAGGTGGTGCGGGATTTTCTGGATATGCATGGTTTTCTGGAGATTGAAACTCCCATGCTTACCCGGAGCACTCCCGAGGGTGCCCGTGATTTCCTGGTACCAAGCCGTTTAAACCCGGGGCGCTTTTATGCCCTTCCCCAGTCCCCCCAGCTTTTCAAGCAGATCCTGATGGTGGCCGGCATGGAGCGGTATTTCCAGATCACCCGCTGTTTCCGGGACGAGGATTTGAGGGCCGACCGCCAGCCCGAGTTTACCCAGATCGACATTGAGATGTCCTTTGTGGATGTGGACGATGTCCTGGAACTGATGGAAGAAATGATGGCTTACCTGTTCCGGGAAACCATCGGGGTGGAGGTGCCCCGGCCATTTCCCCGGCTGTCCTATCAGGAGGCCATGGATCGATTTGGCACCGACAAGCCCGACACGCGCTTTGGGATGGAATTGAGGGACGTTACCGACATCGTGGCCGGGTGCGGCTTCAAGGTTTTTGCCTCGGCGGTAGCGGCCGGGGGCCAGGTGAAGGGAATTAACGCTAAAGGCTGCGCCCACTTCAGCCGCAAGGATATTGACGATTTAACCGCCTTTGTGGCCAATTACCGTGCCCGGGGCCTGGCTTACTTTTTCGTTACCCCCGATGGGGTTAAGTCGCCTATCGCCAAGTTTTTTACCGGTGAAGAGATTGAGGCCATTTTAAAACGTTTGGAAGCCGAACCGGGGGACCTGCTGCTTTTCGTGGCGGATCAACCGGCGGTTGTGGCCGCTTCCCTGGGGGCGCTGCGCGTGCAGCTGGCCCGGCGCCTGGACCTGATCCCCGGGGATACTTTTAACTTCCTCTGGGTGGTGGATTTTCCCCTCCTGGAATATGACGAGGAGGAAAAACGTTTCGTCGCCGTCCATCACCCCTTCACTTCCCCCAGGGAAGAGGATATTCCCCTGTTAAAGACGGAGCCGGAGCGGGTGCGTGCCCGGGCCTATGACCTGGTTCTAAATGGCATGGAAGTGGGTGGGGGCAGCATCCGTATTCATCGCCGGGACGTGCAGGAGCAGATGTTTGCCGCGATCGGGCTGGGCCCCGAAGATGCCCGGGAAAAGTTCGGTTTTATGCTGGAAGCCTTTGAATACGGTACGCCTCCCCACGGCGGCATTGCCTTTGGTTTTGACCGGCTGGTTATGCTTATGGCCGGAAAGAAAACCATCCGGGACGTGATTGCGTTCCCAAAAACTCAAAGCGCCACCGACCTGATGACTCATGCTCCCGGGGAGGTTTCCCCGGAGCAGTTGAAGGAGCTGCACATCCGGGTTCACCTGCCGCCGGAGGTAAAAGCAAAGTAA